One Streptomyces coeruleorubidus DNA segment encodes these proteins:
- a CDS encoding protein kinase domain-containing protein: MAQQQRAQGPSDPEATGGGMSDAPESWGNGGLVGDGRYRLTHRLGRGGMAEVFAAEDVRLGRTVAVKLLRSDLAEDPVSKARFTREAQSVAGLNHHAIVAVYDSGEDVVGGQSVPYIVMELVEGRTIRDLLLNAEAPGPEQALIIVSGVLEALAYSHQHGIVHRDIKPANVIITHNGAVKVMDFGIARALHGAQSTMTQTGMVMGTPQYLSPEQALGKAVDHRSDLYATGCLLYELLSLRPPFTGETPLSVVYQHVQDIPTPPSEASDACPPELDGLVMRSLAKEPDDRFQTAEEMRGLVQYALQMLYDQGGHTGTWNTGPVDVHEGRHTPSGGFAGTAVMGHPGDPSGTAQIPSPILPAGYGGGDDGGFEGHGNKGGGRGKLWILAVLAVIAVAAGVALALQNDGGGTKGPGTTQSPTTSQTAEKKTPSETPSDEVTDEPTDTSTDDGSGTSSGGGGYTPSYTPSYTPSQSAPETPTGQPTGQPTTQEPTGEPTDPEPSDPQTPPDNTGGTGTGGATGVVGGAGGEGG; encoded by the coding sequence ATGGCACAGCAGCAGCGCGCTCAGGGCCCGTCCGACCCCGAGGCGACTGGCGGCGGCATGTCGGACGCGCCGGAGTCCTGGGGTAACGGCGGGCTGGTCGGGGACGGCCGGTACCGGCTGACCCACAGACTCGGCCGGGGCGGCATGGCCGAGGTGTTCGCTGCCGAGGACGTCCGCCTCGGGCGCACCGTAGCCGTCAAGCTGCTCCGTTCCGACCTCGCCGAGGACCCGGTGTCCAAGGCGCGCTTCACCCGCGAGGCCCAGTCGGTCGCCGGCCTCAACCACCACGCGATCGTCGCCGTGTACGACTCCGGCGAGGACGTCGTCGGCGGCCAGTCCGTGCCCTACATCGTCATGGAGCTGGTCGAGGGCCGCACGATCCGCGACCTGCTGCTGAACGCCGAGGCGCCGGGCCCCGAGCAGGCCCTGATCATCGTCTCGGGCGTCCTGGAGGCGCTCGCCTATTCGCACCAGCACGGCATCGTGCACCGCGACATCAAGCCGGCCAACGTCATCATCACGCACAACGGCGCCGTGAAGGTGATGGACTTCGGCATCGCCCGCGCCCTGCACGGCGCGCAGTCCACGATGACGCAGACCGGCATGGTCATGGGCACCCCCCAGTACCTGTCCCCCGAGCAGGCGCTCGGCAAGGCCGTCGACCACCGCTCCGACCTGTACGCCACGGGCTGTCTGCTCTACGAACTCCTCTCGCTGCGCCCGCCGTTCACCGGCGAGACCCCGCTGTCGGTGGTCTACCAGCACGTCCAGGACATCCCGACGCCTCCCTCCGAGGCCTCCGACGCCTGCCCGCCCGAACTCGACGGCCTGGTCATGCGCTCCCTCGCCAAGGAGCCGGACGACCGTTTCCAGACAGCCGAGGAGATGCGCGGGCTGGTCCAGTACGCGCTCCAGATGCTCTACGACCAGGGCGGCCACACCGGCACCTGGAACACCGGCCCGGTCGACGTGCACGAGGGCCGGCACACCCCGTCGGGCGGCTTCGCCGGCACGGCCGTGATGGGCCACCCCGGGGACCCCTCCGGCACCGCGCAGATCCCGTCGCCGATCCTGCCCGCGGGCTACGGAGGCGGGGACGACGGCGGCTTCGAGGGTCACGGCAACAAGGGCGGCGGCCGCGGCAAGCTGTGGATCCTCGCCGTGCTCGCGGTGATCGCCGTCGCGGCGGGTGTCGCCCTGGCGCTGCAGAACGACGGCGGCGGCACGAAGGGGCCCGGCACCACGCAGTCGCCGACCACCTCGCAGACGGCCGAGAAGAAGACGCCCAGCGAGACGCCGAGCGACGAGGTGACCGACGAGCCGACCGACACGTCCACGGACGACGGCAGCGGCACGAGCTCCGGAGGCGGCGGGTACACACCGTCGTACACGCCGTCCTACACGCCGTCGCAGAGCGCTCCCGAGACGCCCACCGGCCAGCCGACGGGCCAGCCGACCACCCAGGAGCCGACCGGCGAGCCCACGGACCCGGAGCCCTCGGACCCGCAGACGCCGCCGGACAACACGGGCGGCACCGGCACGGGCGGCGCGACCGGTGTCGTCGGAGGCGCGGGCGGCGAGGGCGGCTGA
- a CDS encoding twin-arginine translocation signal domain-containing protein, whose protein sequence is MNLNLPRIPRRGPRPAAAHRRGLSRRALLGRIAAVGGAVGVAALPLSHFLSQAYADAHNPIPGRVRDALRSAQDRTRRVLAGSRSHNGWQMENVADDGGTVYTRPVPGTPLTGIAVRMGDVETVLVHLVRRFHYEVDRLRRGDVTGWHDPSGVGKGRPESNLASGTAVRIRPGFYPRGARGGFFPQQEVVIRDILAELDGVVRWGGDDSTPDESLFSIDVRPGDQRLAEVAARIRGWQLEPGAGAGAPVNVLAGSRRRAARALERRQRTAA, encoded by the coding sequence TTGAACCTCAACCTCCCCCGGATCCCCCGCAGAGGACCCCGCCCGGCCGCCGCGCACCGACGCGGGTTGTCCCGCCGCGCCCTGCTCGGCCGTATCGCCGCGGTCGGCGGTGCCGTGGGCGTCGCCGCCCTGCCCCTCTCGCACTTCCTGTCGCAGGCGTACGCCGACGCGCACAACCCCATCCCGGGCCGCGTACGGGATGCCCTGCGCAGCGCGCAGGACCGGACCCGGCGCGTGCTGGCCGGCTCACGCTCCCACAACGGCTGGCAGATGGAGAACGTCGCGGACGACGGCGGCACCGTCTACACCCGCCCCGTGCCCGGCACCCCGCTGACGGGCATCGCGGTCCGCATGGGCGACGTGGAGACCGTCCTCGTCCACCTGGTGCGCCGGTTCCACTACGAGGTCGACAGGCTGCGCCGGGGTGACGTCACCGGCTGGCACGACCCGTCCGGCGTCGGCAAGGGCCGTCCGGAGTCCAACCTGGCGTCCGGCACGGCGGTGCGGATCCGGCCGGGCTTCTACCCGCGCGGCGCCCGGGGCGGCTTCTTCCCGCAGCAGGAGGTCGTGATCCGCGACATCCTCGCCGAGCTCGACGGCGTCGTCCGCTGGGGCGGCGACGACTCCACGCCCGACGAGTCGCTGTTCTCCATCGACGTACGGCCCGGTGACCAGCGGCTGGCCGAGGTAGCGGCGCGGATCCGCGGCTGGCAGCTGGAGCCGGGAGCCGGTGCGGGCGCCCCCGTGAACGTGCTGGCGGGCAGCCGGCGCAGGGCGGCCCGGGCGCTGGAGCGCCGTCAGCGCACCGCTGCATGA
- a CDS encoding dihydrolipoamide acetyltransferase family protein: MTTMTEASVREFKMPDVGEGLTEAEILKWFVQPGDTVTDGQVVCEVETAKAAVELPIPYDGVVRELHFPEGTTVDVGTAIIAVDVSGGSAPAPAAEQPAAPRTADEPKAEGSGRQPVLVGYGVATSSTRRRPRKGPEVPVQQASTAIQTELNGHGAAPSATPAVKERPLAKPPVRKLAKDLGVDLTTVVPTGPDGIITREDVHAAVARPEAPQPEAPVAAAPVPAPAAVSYDTTRETRIPVKGVRKATAAAMVGSAFTAPHVTEFVTVDVTRTMKLVEELKEDKEFAGLRVNPLLLIAKALLVAIKRNPDINASWDEAAQEIVVKHYVNLGIAAATPRGLIVPNIKDAHAKTLPQLAESLGELVSTARDGKTSPAAMQGGTVTITNVGVFGVDTGTPILNPGESAILAVGAIKLQPWVHKGKVKPRQVTTLALSFDHRLVDGELGSKVLADVAAILEQPKRLITWA, from the coding sequence GTGACGACGATGACGGAAGCGTCCGTACGCGAGTTCAAGATGCCCGACGTGGGCGAGGGACTCACCGAGGCGGAGATCCTCAAGTGGTTCGTCCAGCCCGGCGACACGGTCACGGACGGCCAGGTGGTGTGCGAGGTCGAGACGGCGAAGGCGGCCGTCGAGCTGCCCATCCCGTACGACGGCGTGGTCCGGGAGCTGCACTTCCCCGAGGGCACCACGGTCGACGTGGGCACGGCGATCATCGCCGTGGACGTGAGCGGAGGGAGCGCGCCCGCGCCCGCCGCCGAGCAGCCCGCGGCGCCCCGGACGGCGGACGAGCCGAAGGCGGAGGGCTCCGGCCGCCAGCCGGTGCTCGTCGGCTACGGGGTGGCGACGTCCTCCACTCGCCGCCGCCCCCGCAAGGGCCCGGAGGTCCCGGTCCAGCAGGCCTCGACAGCGATCCAGACGGAGCTGAACGGCCACGGGGCGGCGCCCTCGGCCACCCCCGCCGTCAAGGAACGCCCCCTCGCCAAGCCCCCGGTCCGCAAGCTGGCCAAGGATCTGGGCGTCGATCTGACGACGGTCGTCCCGACCGGTCCGGACGGCATCATCACCCGCGAGGACGTGCACGCGGCGGTGGCCCGGCCCGAGGCACCGCAGCCGGAGGCCCCCGTGGCCGCCGCCCCGGTACCCGCGCCGGCAGCGGTGTCGTACGACACCACCCGCGAGACCCGTATCCCGGTCAAGGGCGTCCGCAAGGCGACGGCGGCGGCGATGGTCGGCTCGGCGTTCACCGCGCCGCATGTCACCGAGTTCGTCACCGTCGACGTGACACGCACGATGAAGCTGGTCGAGGAGCTGAAGGAGGACAAGGAGTTCGCGGGCCTGCGCGTGAACCCCCTCCTGCTGATCGCCAAGGCGCTGCTCGTCGCGATCAAGCGGAACCCGGACATCAACGCGTCCTGGGACGAGGCCGCCCAGGAGATCGTGGTCAAGCACTACGTGAACCTGGGCATCGCGGCCGCGACCCCGCGTGGCCTGATCGTGCCGAACATCAAGGACGCCCACGCCAAGACGCTGCCGCAGCTGGCCGAGTCGCTGGGCGAGCTGGTGTCGACGGCCAGGGACGGCAAGACGTCCCCGGCGGCCATGCAGGGCGGCACGGTGACGATCACCAACGTCGGCGTCTTCGGTGTCGACACGGGCACGCCGATCCTCAACCCCGGCGAGTCCGCGATCCTCGCGGTCGGTGCGATCAAGCTCCAGCCGTGGGTCCACAAGGGCAAGGTGAAGCCCCGCCAGGTCACCACCCTGGCCCTGTCGTTCGACCACCGGCTGGTCGACGGCGAGCTGGGCTCGAAGGTCCTGGCGGACGTGGCGGCGATCCTGGAGCAGCCGAAGCGTCTGATCACCTGGGCGTGA
- a CDS encoding glycoside hydrolase domain-containing protein, with the protein MRDPMVLRAQRFVNSVYGSRIGTKVEETGEADWATMYALTRALQYELGITTLSDNFGPTTLSTLTAKYPELNADSVPSPDFCRIIQSGLYCKGYDGGDLDGTYGERVRAAVTQLKTDMGLEHAFPGADLTPKVFKALLTMDSYVLGTLGTQQVREVQRWLNGRYLNRQDFFVVACDGRVSRDLARALVFGVQYELGMADGTANGNFGPGTQSALKSHPVRQSDKGVYVQLFSAGMVVNRRPVALTDTFDSYLAAAVRAFQSFVALPATGEGDFPTFASLLASYGDQSRQGKACDTIAKVTPARAASLKAAGITYVGRYLTNPSATSLPEKAIQPGELQVFAQHGLRCFPIYQTVNNDASDFDYVAGRTAGYAAVNAALDHGFRRGTRIFFAVDFDAIDAEITANVLPHFKGIKEAMADSGHPYEIGVYGSRNVCAQVGAAGWSTASFVADMSPGFEGNAGRPLPKDWAYDQFVIRTLGSGDGQLEVDVDIASGRDTGQGSFNRPRPAVPDVALDARQVPALRADLARYMRSIGRPDLGGVGSGAGLYTNAQAVEAIQDQDGLITELSHTYKMRKALIQTAVYWAMRDYSLADQATDQQVADHHLTGSGSVRDSHTGIGQISGFDAIQAWNHCIGWGLTTGDRRDPAKDADLWSVWQQMSKDNAFSVRTAALVHLWGTRGRPGGQLPPGDRVTTPRAMRLDLAEFEITELLRRYRAWDPDVEAQTHQSLAVYQIFEKYNSIARNA; encoded by the coding sequence ATGCGCGACCCCATGGTGCTCAGGGCCCAGAGATTCGTGAACTCCGTCTACGGCAGCCGTATCGGTACGAAGGTGGAGGAAACCGGCGAGGCCGACTGGGCGACGATGTACGCCCTGACCCGTGCCCTCCAGTACGAGCTGGGCATCACGACACTGTCCGACAACTTCGGCCCCACCACACTCTCCACGCTGACCGCCAAGTACCCCGAGCTGAACGCGGACAGCGTCCCCTCCCCCGACTTCTGCCGCATCATCCAGTCCGGCCTGTACTGCAAGGGCTACGACGGCGGCGACCTGGACGGCACGTACGGCGAGCGGGTCCGGGCGGCCGTCACGCAGCTCAAGACCGACATGGGCCTCGAACATGCCTTCCCCGGCGCCGATCTGACGCCGAAGGTGTTCAAGGCGCTGCTGACGATGGACTCGTACGTCCTCGGCACCTTGGGCACCCAGCAGGTCCGCGAGGTGCAGCGCTGGCTCAACGGGCGCTACCTGAACCGGCAGGACTTCTTCGTCGTCGCCTGCGACGGACGCGTGTCCCGGGACCTGGCCCGGGCGCTGGTCTTCGGCGTGCAGTACGAGCTCGGCATGGCCGACGGCACCGCCAACGGCAACTTCGGGCCGGGCACCCAGTCGGCCCTGAAGTCGCACCCCGTGCGGCAGAGCGACAAGGGCGTCTACGTCCAGCTGTTCTCCGCCGGGATGGTCGTGAACCGGCGGCCCGTCGCCCTCACCGACACCTTCGACTCCTACCTCGCCGCGGCGGTCCGGGCCTTCCAGAGCTTCGTCGCTCTCCCGGCCACGGGCGAGGGCGACTTCCCCACCTTCGCCTCCCTCCTGGCGTCCTACGGCGACCAGTCGCGTCAGGGCAAGGCCTGCGACACCATCGCCAAGGTCACCCCGGCGCGCGCGGCGTCGCTCAAGGCCGCCGGGATCACCTACGTCGGCCGCTATCTCACCAACCCGAGCGCCACCTCCCTGCCGGAGAAGGCAATCCAGCCGGGCGAGTTGCAGGTCTTCGCCCAGCACGGCCTGCGCTGCTTCCCGATCTATCAGACCGTCAACAACGACGCCTCGGACTTCGACTACGTCGCCGGTCGCACAGCCGGGTACGCGGCGGTCAACGCCGCCCTCGACCACGGCTTCAGGAGGGGGACCCGGATCTTCTTCGCCGTCGACTTCGACGCGATCGACGCCGAGATCACCGCGAACGTCCTGCCCCACTTCAAGGGCATCAAGGAGGCGATGGCGGACTCCGGTCACCCGTACGAGATCGGTGTCTACGGCTCGCGCAACGTCTGCGCGCAGGTCGGCGCGGCCGGCTGGTCGACGGCGAGCTTCGTGGCCGACATGTCCCCGGGCTTCGAGGGCAACGCCGGGCGCCCGCTGCCGAAGGACTGGGCCTACGACCAGTTCGTCATCCGCACCCTCGGCTCGGGCGACGGGCAGCTGGAGGTCGACGTCGACATCGCCTCGGGCCGTGACACCGGGCAGGGCTCGTTCAACCGGCCGCGGCCCGCCGTGCCGGACGTCGCCCTCGACGCACGCCAGGTGCCGGCGCTGCGGGCCGACCTCGCGCGCTACATGCGGTCGATCGGACGCCCGGACCTGGGCGGCGTGGGCAGCGGTGCCGGGCTCTACACCAACGCCCAGGCAGTCGAGGCGATCCAGGACCAGGACGGACTGATCACCGAGCTGTCGCACACGTACAAGATGCGCAAGGCGCTGATCCAGACGGCCGTCTACTGGGCCATGCGCGACTACAGCCTCGCCGACCAGGCCACCGACCAGCAGGTCGCCGACCACCACCTCACGGGCTCCGGCTCCGTCAGGGACTCGCACACCGGCATCGGGCAGATCAGCGGCTTCGACGCCATCCAGGCCTGGAACCACTGCATCGGCTGGGGTCTCACCACCGGCGACCGCCGCGACCCGGCCAAGGACGCCGACCTCTGGTCCGTGTGGCAGCAGATGAGCAAGGACAACGCGTTCAGCGTGCGCACCGCGGCCCTGGTCCACCTGTGGGGGACACGGGGCAGGCCCGGCGGCCAGTTGCCCCCCGGCGACCGCGTCACCACCCCGCGGGCCATGCGCCTGGACCTCGCCGAGTTCGAGATCACCGAGCTGCTGCGCCGCTACCGGGCCTGGGACCCCGACGTGGAGGCGCAGACGCACCAGAGCCTGGCCGTCTACCAGATCTTCGAGAAGTACAACAGCATCGCCCGCAACGCGTGA
- the pdhA gene encoding pyruvate dehydrogenase (acetyl-transferring) E1 component subunit alpha yields MTVESTAARTPRRSAGSKAGTTGTKRTTRTTAKKDAGTEPQLVQLLTPEGKRVKNAEYDKYVAGVTPEELRGLYRDMVLTRRFDAEATSLQRQGELGLWASLLGQEAAQIGSGRALRDDDYVFPTYREHGVAWCRGVNPTNLLGMFRGVNNGGWDPNGNNFQLYTIVIGSQTLHATGYAMGIAKDGADSAVIAYFGDGASSQGDVAESFTFSAVYNAPVVFFCQNNQWAISEPTEKQSRVPIYQRAQGFGFPGVRVDGNDVLGCLAVTRWALERARSGEGPTLVEAFTYRMGAHTTSDDPTRYRGDEERQAWEAKDPILRLRRYLEASNHADEGFFAELEAESEALGKRVREAVRAMPDPDHFAIFENVYADGHALVDEERAQFAAYQASFADEGGN; encoded by the coding sequence GTGACCGTGGAGAGCACTGCCGCGCGCACACCGCGACGCAGCGCCGGAAGCAAGGCCGGCACCACCGGCACCAAGCGCACCACCCGCACGACCGCCAAGAAGGACGCCGGCACCGAGCCCCAGCTCGTGCAGCTTCTGACGCCCGAAGGCAAGCGCGTGAAGAACGCCGAGTACGACAAGTACGTCGCCGGTGTCACCCCGGAAGAGCTCCGCGGCCTGTACCGCGACATGGTGCTCACCCGCCGCTTCGACGCCGAGGCGACCTCCCTGCAGCGCCAGGGCGAGCTGGGCCTGTGGGCCTCGCTGCTCGGCCAGGAGGCCGCCCAGATCGGCTCCGGCCGGGCCCTGCGCGACGACGACTACGTCTTCCCCACCTACCGCGAGCACGGTGTCGCCTGGTGCCGCGGCGTGAATCCGACCAACCTGCTCGGCATGTTCCGCGGCGTGAACAACGGCGGCTGGGACCCGAACGGCAACAACTTCCAGCTCTACACGATCGTCATCGGCTCCCAGACGCTGCACGCCACCGGCTACGCCATGGGCATCGCCAAGGACGGCGCGGACAGCGCGGTGATCGCCTACTTCGGGGACGGCGCCTCCAGCCAGGGCGACGTGGCCGAATCGTTCACCTTCTCCGCGGTCTACAACGCCCCCGTCGTGTTCTTCTGCCAGAACAACCAGTGGGCCATCTCCGAGCCGACCGAGAAGCAGTCCCGCGTCCCGATCTACCAGCGCGCGCAGGGCTTCGGCTTCCCGGGCGTCCGGGTGGACGGCAACGACGTGCTCGGCTGCCTCGCGGTCACCCGGTGGGCCCTGGAGCGGGCCCGCTCCGGCGAGGGCCCGACCCTCGTCGAGGCGTTCACCTACCGCATGGGCGCCCACACCACCTCCGACGACCCGACCCGCTACCGGGGCGACGAGGAGCGCCAGGCCTGGGAGGCCAAGGACCCGATCCTGCGCCTTCGCCGCTATCTGGAGGCATCGAACCACGCGGACGAGGGATTCTTCGCGGAACTGGAGGCCGAGTCCGAGGCGTTGGGCAAACGAGTGCGCGAGGCGGTCCGTGCCATGCCGGACCCGGACCACTTCGCCATCTTCGAGAACGTCTACGCGGACGGACACGCGCTCGTCGACGAGGAGCGCGCCCAGTTCGCCGCGTACCAGGCGTCGTTCGCCGACGAGGGGGGCAATTGA
- a CDS encoding alpha-ketoacid dehydrogenase subunit beta, with amino-acid sequence MADKMALAKAINESLRRALDSDPKVLIMGEDVGKLGGVFRVTDGLQKDFGENRVIDTPLAESGIVGTAIGLALRGYRPVVEIQFDGFVFPAYDQIVTQLAKMHARSLGKVKLPVVVRIPYGGGIGAVEHHSESPEALFAHVAGLKIVSPSNASDAYWMMQQAIQSDDPVIFFEPKRRYWDKGEVNTEAIPGPLHKAAVVRAGTDLTLAAYGPMVKLCQEVADAAAEEGRNLEVLDLRSVSPLDFDSIQASVEKTRRLVVVHEAPVFFGSGAEIAARITERCFYHLEAPVLRVGGYHAPYPPARLEEEYLPNLDRVLDAVDRSLAY; translated from the coding sequence ATGGCCGACAAGATGGCTCTGGCCAAGGCGATCAACGAGTCGCTGCGCCGCGCCCTGGACTCCGACCCCAAGGTCCTGATCATGGGCGAGGACGTCGGCAAGCTCGGCGGTGTCTTCCGCGTGACGGACGGCCTGCAGAAGGACTTCGGCGAGAACCGCGTCATCGACACCCCGCTGGCCGAGTCGGGCATCGTGGGCACGGCGATCGGCCTGGCCCTGCGCGGCTACCGCCCGGTAGTGGAGATCCAGTTCGACGGCTTCGTCTTCCCGGCCTACGACCAGATCGTCACGCAGCTCGCCAAGATGCACGCCCGCTCGCTGGGCAAGGTCAAGCTCCCGGTCGTCGTCCGCATCCCCTACGGCGGCGGCATCGGCGCGGTGGAGCACCACTCGGAGTCCCCCGAGGCGCTGTTCGCGCACGTGGCGGGCCTGAAGATCGTCAGCCCCTCGAACGCGTCGGACGCGTACTGGATGATGCAGCAGGCCATCCAGAGCGACGACCCGGTGATCTTCTTCGAGCCCAAGCGCCGCTACTGGGACAAGGGCGAGGTCAACACGGAGGCGATCCCGGGTCCGCTGCACAAGGCGGCCGTCGTGCGCGCCGGCACGGACCTGACCCTCGCCGCCTACGGCCCGATGGTGAAGCTCTGCCAGGAGGTCGCCGACGCGGCCGCCGAGGAAGGCAGGAACCTGGAGGTCCTCGACCTGCGCTCGGTCTCCCCGCTCGACTTCGACTCGATCCAGGCGTCGGTGGAGAAGACGCGCCGCCTGGTCGTCGTCCACGAGGCACCGGTGTTCTTCGGCTCGGGCGCGGAGATCGCCGCGCGGATCACGGAGCGCTGCTTCTACCACCTGGAGGCCCCGGTGCTCCGGGTCGGCGGCTACCACGCGCCGTACCCGCCGGCCCGCCTGGAGGAGGAGTACCTGCCGAACCTGGACCGGGTGCTGGATGCCGTCGACCGCTCGCTGGCGTACTGA
- a CDS encoding D-alanyl-D-alanine carboxypeptidase family protein, which yields MITGIKGTRLRRAAAAAVTTGAMLATGALTAAPAQAATAPSIAAKGGYVMNNATGKSLYTKAADTRRSTGSTTKIMTALVVLKQPKLNLDSKVTIQKAYSDYIVDNNWASNAKLIVGDKVTVRQLLYGLMLPSGCDAAYALADKFGSGSTRAARVKSFIGKMNTTAKDLGLKNTHFDSFDGIGKGANYSTPRDLTKIASTAMKNSTFRTVVKTKKYTAKTTTKSGGTRTMAPWENTNPLLASYSGAIGVKTGSGPEAGYCLVFAATRNGKTVIGTVLASTDGPTRKSDATKLLNYGFSK from the coding sequence TTGATAACCGGCATTAAGGGCACCCGTCTCCGCAGAGCTGCGGCCGCCGCCGTGACCACCGGCGCCATGCTCGCGACCGGAGCCCTCACCGCTGCGCCCGCGCAGGCCGCCACGGCGCCCTCGATCGCCGCCAAGGGCGGCTACGTGATGAACAACGCGACCGGCAAGTCGCTCTACACCAAGGCGGCCGACACCCGCCGCTCCACCGGCTCGACCACCAAGATCATGACGGCCCTGGTGGTGCTGAAGCAGCCGAAGCTCAACCTGGACAGCAAGGTCACGATCCAGAAGGCGTACAGCGACTACATCGTCGACAACAACTGGGCGTCGAACGCCAAGCTGATCGTCGGCGACAAGGTCACCGTCCGCCAGCTGCTGTACGGGCTGATGCTGCCGTCCGGCTGCGACGCGGCGTACGCGCTCGCCGACAAGTTCGGCTCGGGCTCGACGCGGGCGGCGCGCGTGAAGTCCTTCATCGGCAAGATGAACACCACCGCCAAGGACCTGGGTCTGAAGAACACCCACTTCGACTCGTTCGACGGCATCGGCAAGGGCGCCAACTACTCCACGCCGCGCGACCTGACGAAGATCGCCAGCACGGCCATGAAGAACTCCACGTTCCGCACGGTCGTCAAGACGAAGAAGTACACGGCGAAGACGACCACGAAGTCCGGCGGCACGCGGACGATGGCCCCGTGGGAGAACACCAACCCGCTGCTCGCGAGCTACTCGGGCGCGATCGGTGTGAAGACCGGCTCCGGCCCGGAGGCCGGGTACTGCCTGGTTTTCGCCGCCACGCGGAACGGCAAGACCGTCATCGGCACGGTCCTCGCCTCGACCGACGGGCCCACCCGGAAGTCGGACGCGACGAAGCTGCTGAACTACGGCTTCAGCAAGTAG
- a CDS encoding GntR family transcriptional regulator gives MTLAVKHPPAADRVYTHVKQGVLERRYEGGTLLTEGELAEAVGVSRTPVREALLRLEAEGLIRLYPKKGALVLPVSAQEIADVVETRLLVEEHAARKAVPAPAGLIERLEELLARQKKQAAAGDLAGAAVTDRCFHAEIVRSGGNEILSRLYDQLRDRQLRMGVAVMHSHPDRIAKTLAEHEEILDALRAGDAEAAVGLVHRHVSWFSHLARGEVR, from the coding sequence ATGACCTTGGCCGTGAAGCACCCTCCCGCCGCCGACCGCGTCTACACCCACGTCAAGCAGGGTGTCCTGGAGCGCCGTTACGAGGGCGGGACCCTCCTCACCGAGGGCGAGCTCGCCGAGGCCGTCGGGGTCTCGCGCACGCCGGTGCGCGAGGCGCTGCTCCGGCTGGAGGCCGAGGGGCTGATCCGGCTCTACCCGAAGAAGGGCGCCCTCGTCCTGCCGGTCTCCGCGCAGGAGATCGCCGACGTCGTCGAGACACGGCTGCTCGTCGAGGAGCACGCGGCGCGCAAGGCCGTGCCCGCGCCGGCCGGGCTCATCGAGCGCCTGGAGGAGCTGCTGGCCCGGCAGAAGAAGCAGGCCGCCGCCGGAGACCTCGCGGGGGCCGCCGTCACCGACCGCTGCTTCCACGCCGAGATCGTCCGCAGCGGCGGCAACGAGATCCTCTCCCGGCTCTACGACCAGCTGCGCGACCGCCAGCTGCGGATGGGCGTCGCCGTCATGCACTCCCACCCCGACCGGATCGCCAAGACCCTCGCCGAGCACGAGGAGATCCTCGACGCGCTGCGCGCCGGGGATGCCGAGGCGGCCGTCGGGCTGGTCCACCGGCACGTCAGCTGGTTCTCGCACCTGGCCCGGGGGGAGGTCCGATGA